The window GGCCTGCGGAGGCTTTTTCTAAACCGGTCAAATGGAGGGTGTGGCTATGCCATCAAAGAAGACGCGAAAAGAAGTCGACCGGCGGGACCAAATCATTGCCGAAGCTCGCCGCGACCGCGAGCGTCGGGAAAAGACCTATCGGGAGCGAGCCCTCAAGATTTACCCGTGGATCTGTGCGCGGTGCGGGCGCGAATTCACAGGCAAGAAACTTCGTGAGCTTACGGTTCATCACAAGGATCACAACCACGATAACAATCCGCCGGACGGCAGCAACTGGGAACTGCTGTGCCTTTACTGTCACGACAATGAGCACTCGCGCTATTTGGAGGCGGACTGGTACGACGGTCCGACGCCGGGCGGCAAGCAAACGCCGTCTTCTACCTACAAACCATTTGCCGATCTCGAGGCCTTACTGAAGGGAAAAAAGTAGCAGTTGCTGAACGTTATGGTTAAATTGGGGTTAAAAAAAACAGGTGAGCCGGATATTTTCCTTCCGGGCTATAATTTCAGTCGTTTTTTATAAGTTTCGAGCGCCTGGGGTAGCAAGCGGCGGATGAGGACCTCCTTTTCGTTGCCGGTGAGTTTGGTATAAGCAAGGTAGTCAGGGTGGGATTCGTCAAGCTCAGGCGGAGTTTTTTTGCAAGAAATCTTGATGCTGTCAAAGGATAGGACCATTTCAAGGAGGCTGTATCGCATGCAAGGGAAATTGCCGATCCATCCCAGTCTATGCATCATTTCAAAGCGAGCCTGGTCAGCCAAAAAGAGATGGATATCCATGACTTTTATCTGTTTACTTTTTTCAAGATAATAAAACTTGATGGCAGTTCCAAAATCGAGGATACCCATGATTAATTCATAAAATGCTACAGCACTGTCTTCTGCGGGAAGGGCCAGGATGTAAAGGGTCCGATCCGACAGGTCTGCTAGCTTGGGGTTCTGGGTGTACACTTCTCCAAAGCGTTTGCGCCAGGGGCCAAATGCCCTTTGTTCCGCCGCTTTGGTGCGATATGTGTTTAGATCAACTATCTTTGCCATGCTGTTTCAATTAACGGATAACAAGTAACGCCTAATCCGGATTTTTCACAAGCTTGAGACGTTCATTTGCAAGGCATCAAAGGCGCAGCCGTAGTAGTCTACTGCAAGCCTTTGATAACAAAGCAAATGGACGCCTCAAGCTTGCCCGAAGGGTGAAAATTATTAAGAAATAGTAAATCAATCTTGAGGGACAAAGTGTAACCTTATCGTTTTAGATAAAATTATAGATAATAACTTGTTTTTTAATAATATAGAACCTTCTCAAAAATTTTCATGAAATATCTGGGCTAAGCAAGTTTTGGCTCGGTTAGGGTTTAATCATTGCACCCAGAGCCTCCAGGGCCATTGTGTATCCCTGGGCGCCAAACCCGGTGATTTGAGCGGTGACCACGTCGGATATCATCGATTTGTGGCGAAACGGTTCTCTTTTGTAGATATTGGACAGATGCACTTCAATCACTGGAATATCCAGCAAAAGAAGTGCATCACGGATAGCGATGCTGGTATGCGTATAGGCTGCGGGATTAATGATAAGTCCGTTTTGTTGCTGGGCGGCTTTCTGAATTTTTTCAACGATGGCGCCTTCGTGGTTTGATTGAAAAAATTCCACTTCGAGTTCCAGCTTTTCGCCGAGTTCTTTAAGGTAAGAATTGATGGCTTCAAGTGTGGTTGCACCGTAAATTTCCGGCTCTCTTTTTCCCAGCATGTTAAGGTTGGGTCCATGGATGACAAGGACTTTGGGAGTGCCCTTATTCTGTACCATAGTGATTGTCTCCTAGCGTGTATCACATTTTAGTTATGTTCCGATAAGTTTTCGAAATCTGGTGATGGTCTCTTTGTAGTCGGAACTTCCGAAGATAGCCGACCCGGCCACAAAGACGTCAACGCCGGCATCCGAAATATTTTTTATCGTTTTTTCATTGACTCCGCCGTCGATCTCGATCAGGGTGGAGAGCCCATTTTCCCGAGTCATCCCACGGAGGTCCTTGACCTTGTCCAAACTGCTCGGAATAAATTTTTGACCGCCGAATCCCGGATTAACGCTCATTATCATTACAAAGTCAACATCCTTGAGAACCCACTCAATCGTCGCTAAAGGGGTGGAAGGATTCAATACCACACCTGCACGCAGGCCGATTTCCTTTATCATCTGTATGGTTCTGTTCAGGTGCACACAGGCCTCAACCTGCACGGAAATCAGATCGGCGCCTGCATCGGCAAAATCCTTAATATAACGTTCGGGACTTTCAATCATCAGGTGGACGTCAAGGGGCAGTGAGGTCACCTTTCGAGCGGCTTCTACGATCAAGGGGCCAATAGTAATATTGGGCACAAAATGCCCGTCCATCACGTCCACATGGATCCAGTCGGCGCCTGCATCTTCGACAGCTCTGATCTCATCTCCAAGTCTTGAAAAATCTGCAGACAGTATCGATGGTGCAATCAGTTTCATGGTCGTTTATTCCTTTTTTAATTTTAAATCGATAACCTTCAATATTCGGCAGCCGGTACGGTGGGAATATCGACTTTGGGTTTCTGATTTAAAAACTCGTTCCCCGCAACTCGCAACCCGTTGCATTACCATGCGTTGAAAACTTCAGTCTTGATCAGCTTGTCATTTTCGTAAAGCAAAACGGATGCATTTATATTCTTTGGTACCAGCACCCAGACTTCTTCTCCCGGCTTGATGACATCATCGAAGATATCATTTGATACGCCGAAGCTGTTTAACCGAACCCGGATATGCCTTTTTAGGAATCCATTTTTCAGCCGGTGTCTGAACAGGCTGACGCCGTATGTACCGGATATATACGGTTCATCTTTCTGCTCAGATTTTCTGTTTATTACGAGGTTGACAACATTTCCTTCAAAAACGCGATGGCCGGATAGAGGTTCCTGTCGGACAACGGTATTTTGGGGTTTGTCTTCATGAAAAATTGATTTTATATCTCCAAGCACCAGATTACTTCTTTCAATCAGAGGGATTGCTTCATCTAATGAAAGCCCGATCAGATCAGGCATCATATATGCTTGCGGCCGGATCCCCATGCTTACAAGAAGATTGACACACCCGCCACGGGCGATCAGAGTTCCGGGGGATGGAACCTGGGCCATAATGTCATCTTTTTCAATGCTCTGGTTGTAAGTACTTGATGTTTCTCCCTGGCACAAACCGTTTTCTTCCAGGATGATACGCGACTGCTGAACAGAAAGTCCTTTAAGATTGGGCACCAATATGGTTTTGGCACCTTTTGAAAGTATAATTCTGACATCACGACCTTTTTTGATTTCCGTACCCGGCTCCGGTTCCTGAAAGATGACGTGATTTTTGGGAACGTCGGTGCTGTACTCGGACCCCTTAACTTTTGTATTTAGCCCCAGATCTGTTAAAAACTCAAGAACATAAACCACATTTTTTCCTACAAGATCCGGGACAATCACGGTATCTTCACTTTTTATGATCAGCGTGAGCGCAACGTAAGCACTGAGTCCCGCCACCAGCACGAATGCAATAAATACAGCCGCTATTTTAACAATGCGAGTAATCATTTTATGCGCTTCAAACACGCCGTAAAAAAACCGTCCATGTTGTTTAGATGTGGAAATGTTATTAGATATCCGCTTGTATCGACCAGCAAACGGGTCTCAAGCGGCAGTCCTGTCGGGTAGTTTTCTATAACAAATTTTTTATGTTTATTCAAAAATGCTTTTATTACGGCATCATTTTCCTCGGGTTCCGTGCTGCAAACAGCATAAACCAAAACACCGGAAGGTTTGACAAGGTTCGCCATGTTGTCAAGAAAGCGTATCTGCCTCTCATGATATTGCGCCAGATTTGGTTCTGATAATTTCCATTTCGCATCCGGATTCCTGCGCAAAACTCCCAAACCTGAACAGGGCGCATCTAAAAGTATGCGGTCATATGTTCCCAAGCGTTTTGGGTTCAAAGGTTCATTTAGGTCGTGAATATGGGGTGCTACAATCGAGATTCCAAGCCGACTCATCTCGGATGCCAGTCGGAGAAGTTTTTGCTCATCGTTGTCCAGGGCTGTCAGTCTGCCGCGGTTTTTCATCATTTGGGCGATGTGGCCGGTTTTTCCGCCAAGGCCGGCACAGGCATCCAAAACCGTTTCCCCGGGCTGCGGGTTTAATAAAAGGGTCACAAGTTGTGCGGCTTCATCCTGAACCTGAAAAAATCCATTTTTAAAGGACTCCATTTCCGGAACAGGCGATACGGGGTTGAAAAAAGAGACGCCGTCCGGTGCATAGTGTGTCGGCACAATTTTTTCGACAATGCCCTGCAAAGATCCCATTAATGCGGCCCGGGTCGTTTTCAGTGTGTTGGTACGCACTGTAATCGGAGGAATGGTATTGACGGCATCACACAGACGTTCGGTTTCTACAAGGCCGAAGCGATCCAGCCATCTTTTCAGCAGCCATGTCGAAAATGACTTTTCGACCGCCAATGCAGACACAGGATCTTTCTCCATGTCAGGATAGGGGACATGGTGGTAGTTCCCGGCGGCATTGCGCAACAGCCCGTTTACATATCGTACGACCCATGGTGCCGCAACAGATTTGGCCATTTCCACCGAAGTGTTCACCGCCGCCGAAACCGGTATGCGATTAAGGTGCATGATCTGAAAAAGCCCCAACCGCAGGATGTTCAAAACCATTGGGTCGATTCGGTCGAGGGGGGTTTTTGAAAAATGCCCGATGATCCAGTCGAGCCGTCCCCGCCATCTCAGAACACCGTAAACTAGAGCATTAAGCAACGTCCGATCCTTGCGGGTAAGCCGGGTCGCTTTGCCGAGAACATCATCTAACACCTTGTCCAGAGTTTGGTGTTTTTTATCCAGAGTATTCAGAATCAATAGGGCCGTATTTCGAGCAGCATCCGCCATAAATATATATCTCTGAAAACCTGGTTTTCCGGGCTAGGTTGAAAACTAAGTTTCAGCCGTAAATTGGACAAAGTAAATCCGAACTTGTGCAAGATTCAGGTTAAGATATCCCCCGGCAGTATCTGATAGCCCCGCAAAAAGTCTTTAATCAAAAGACGTTTTCCGGATGCTCCCTGAATTTCAAGAATTGACAGGGCGCCTTTAGCGGTTGCTACGCGCAGTTCATCGGCAAAGCCCTTGATGACGGTACCTGGAGGATCATCGACTTTCATTGGGACGGGTCTGACTTTAAAGATTTTGAGGTGTTTGTCCTTATGGAAGGTAAATGCTCCGGGCCAGGGGGTCATTCCGCGTATGAACGAATCAAGGGTTTCGGCCGGCTGTTTCCAATCTATACGACCGTCTTTTTTTTTAAAAAGGGGCGCGTAGGTTGCCCGGGCATGGTCCTGAGATACAGGGTGCAGCCCTTCTTGTTCAATGGTTTTCAGGGTCCGGATCAGAAGATCGGCCCCCATGAAGGCCAGGCGGTTGTGAAGACTGCCGGCTGTGTCATCAGGAGTGATTTCAATTTTTGAAGATAAAAGAATATCACCGGTGTCCATGCCCTCATCCATCAGCATGGTGGTGACACCCGTTTCTTTTTCTCTGTTGATGATGGCCCAATGAATGGGGGCCGATCCCCGGTATTTCGGCAGGAGCGAAGCATGTACGTTTATGGTTGCCAGCTTTGGCACTGCCAGAATATTTTGCGGAAGTATATGACCAAAGGCCACGACAACAATGATGTCCGGATTTTGTGCCACCAGTAGATCTTCGATTGCACGGGTTCTGATCGATTCGGGCTGAACAACAGCATAGCCCAATTGCAAGGCAGCGGTTTTGACGGGCGGCGGGGCAATCTTTCGTCCGCGTCCTTTGGGTCGATCGGGCTGGGTTATTACCAGAGCGACATCGTTTTTGTTTTTGTGGAGGGCTTTCAAGGCAGGTACGGCAAAGTCCGGCGTACCCATGAAAATGATTTTTAAGCCGCTTTTCATTTTTTTCTTAAACTTTTTTTAATGCGTCTTTTGTATATCTCCCGTTTTAGCGAACTGATGCGATCAATAAACAATGTCCCGTTTAAATGATCGATTTCATGCTGGAGCACGATCGCCAACAGGCCTTCAGCCTCGATTCTCAAGGGTTGGCCTTCCCGGTCAACACATTCAACCAGAATCCGAGCGGCCCGTTTGACATCGGTTCGATAATCCGGAACGCTGAGGCAGCCTTCATTTTCTGAAATCATCGTTCCTTCACTGGCAATGATTCTCGGATTAATCAAAACCTCCAGCGATCGTTCTTCATCTCTTGGAGCAATATCATAGACCAAAAGGCTTTTATCGTGTCCGACCTGTATCGCCGCAAGTCCAACACCGGGTTCAGCATACATGGTAGCGGCCATGTCTTCAATCAAATCCTGGATCTTGCCGTCTATATTTTCAATCGGCTTTGTGGGCTGGCCAAGGAATATATCCGGATATGTTTTGATTTGAAGTAGTGCCATATGAAAAAACCTTCATGGTGTTGATTGCGTTTCGGGCTTCACTGTTATAGTAATGCCGTTTTGAGATTTGGCAAACCGGTGAACCGGAAAACCAAGTATAGGCACTTGATATACCGTAATATTATCCCCTTTAAGGTACAAATCAACGCCAGGTTTTCTGGGTCAGGATTCTTTATTTCCATGAGAGACCTGCAAGATATTAACACTGGTTACCATGGCTGAAACAAGGCCTATAATAATAACGGGGAAAATTTGAACAGCATGATTGGCCAGCGTAAAGCCGGCGGCAGCTTTTGTGGAAACCCCGAAAAGGGTAAGAGCAAAAACACCGCCGGCCTCCCAGATCCCCCAGAAACCCGGCACCGATGGAAGGGCTATAAAAAAACAGATAATGATCATGACCGCGGAAATTTCGGAAAACGACAGCTCGATGCCCGGACAGCCCAAAGAAAAGATGTAATATGAGAATGCCGAAAGTCCCCATATAACCATCGAAATCCCGGTACAAAGATATATTTTGGCCGGATGTTTAACAAGCGCAAAACCGGAGGCGAAGTTTTCAACAAAGTGAATCAGCGGAATGCAGTATCTTTGCTGAATTTTTTTTTTAAAATCAGATCCGCTGAAAAAAAATATCGACGGCAACCCCATGATCGCATTGTTGATCACTTTTCTGGTTTTATCGAAGCAGACCATGACGATGCCGGCAATCAGGATTAAAAGCAGTTGCAATAGGCTCCTGCCGGCGATGACAAGGGTTTCCCGATTTAAATGATACCCTCCGAAGGCAATATCAAGGTTGGGGTCAATTTGAACCGTGGCAAGCAATACAGCGAAAAGGGCTATCAGGATGCCGATGTCAAATACCCGTTCCGCTGCTACGGTTGCAAGCCCGGTGGAAAACGGGACGTTTTCCTTTTTTAGCAGCACCGCCGGCCTGGCCAGTTCACCGACCCTGCCCGGGAGTACGCAGTTTATCATAAAACCGACCATCAGAGGATGAAACGCCTGCCAGAAACCAACTTTATGGGCCGACTCCAGGATAATCTGCCAGCGGTAAGCTCTCAATGCGAAAATGACAAATGTCAGCAAGACAGAAGGTACGATCCAAAGGTAGTTGATAGAGGCCAGGTAAATTAAAAGTTCGGGAAAGGGCACGTTTCTAAATGCCAGATAAAGTGCAACGGCAGATAGCGTTATCCCCAGTATCAGGGAAATGGTTGCTTTTTTTTTCATCAGAAATTCGGGTTAGAGGGTTATGAGGACAAGATTTCGCGCGCTTTTTCGGTATCTTTCTTAATTTGTTGCGCCAGTTCGGAAATGCCTGGAAACTTTATTTCATCTCTGATGCGCTCGATAAAGTTCACACGGATCTTCTGCCCGTAAATATTTTGATTAAAGTTCAAAATATGGACCTCTACTGTAAATTGACCGTTGCCGAAAGTGGGGCTGTATCCGATGTTGGCCACGCCGTTGTAAATGTTATTCAGGCACTCCACAGTGACGGCATAGACGCCGGTTTTGGGGCATAATTCGTCCTGAAGAATGATATTTGCTGTCGGAAAACCAAGAAGCTTCCCGCCCCTGTCACGTCCGGTCGTAACCGTTCCTCTGACCTGGTAATTTCGGCCCAGCATTTTTTGGGCTTCACCGACCTTGCCGTCCATGACAAGTTCACGCGTTCGGGTGCTGCTGATCCTGGCCGGCCGGCTGTTTGACGTCTGTATCCAGTCGGCCACAATCACTTCAAAATCAAAATCTTTTGCAAAACTCTTTAAAAGTTCCAGATTTCCTTCACGATTTTTACCAAAGGTATAATCTTTCCCCACAACAATGGCTTTCATTCCGATCCGTTTTACCAGAATATCTCCTACAAATTCCTTGGCCGATATAGCGGCAAATTTCAGGGTAAAGGGGACGCAGATAATGACATCGATTCCTGACCTTTCGATCAGTTCGATTTTCTGTTCATAGAGGGTGATCAGCGGTGGGTGTCCGTTGGGTTTTAATACCCGCATCGGATGGGGGTCAAAGGTCATGACAATCGATGTACCCCCGAGGGTGCCGGCCTTTTCTATTACCTGATGAAACAAGGCCTGATGACCGATATGGACACCATCGAAATTTCCGATGGTAATCACAGCGTTTTTGTAAGGTTTTTCAATGTTCTCAATGCGTTCGACGAGCACCATTCTATCCTTTTCCAGTCTTTAATAACTGCTTGACAGCAATAATAAAAAAATCTATATAAAGTATCTTGTATTTTAAATCAATAATTCTTTTTCCAGTTATTTTACATATCTCTTATTGCCGAAGTGGCGGAATTGGTAGACGCGCTAGGTTCAGGGTCTAGTAGGGGGTTCCCTGTGGGAGTTCGAGTCTCCCCTTCGGCACCACATCCCATTTATAACCTGCATTTAATAGGGCAGGTTTTTTTATTTATCGTCGTACCCGTATTACTTCTTACGTTAAAAGTCGGTGTAGCCCTGGCCGTGCCTGTTGCCGTTTTAGGCGCCGGCATCATTTTAATTGCACTTTTGGGGAAATTTATTAAGTTTTTAATTAAGAAATGGTAATTATCACTTTCAGAAATTACTTCTCAATAAATGGCGGGTGCACTCTCGGCAGACCGAGGTATGAAGATGGATAATGATGTTGATGAGTTGTTTGATCAAGGACTTGATCATTTTAATGCAGATTTGTACAACGATGCTATCGAAGTTTTTTCGGATGTTCTAAAGATGGATCCCGACCATCCGGATGCCCTGTATTACAGAGCTTTGGCCTGGTTCCATAAAGGTGATTTCGGAAGGGCGATTGCTGATTTTAGCCGGGCGATTGAGAAAAACCCGCGCGACGCCGATTGCTTTATCGGGCGCGGTGAAGCCTGGCAGAGCAAAGGGAATTTAAAGCGAGCCCTCGCGGATTTCAAAGCGGCCCTCGACATCGAACCGGATGATCCGGATTACCGGCAACGTGTTGAGGACTTAACCGACAAATTTTAAGTATCCAGTTGACCCGTTAGCCGGTTTGCCAGTTTAATCAAGTGGATTTCAGAATTTGCCCGGGCTAGCCGGACAACCGGCAAACCGGCCGACCCAATAGCAATACCAAC of the Candidatus Desulfatibia profunda genome contains:
- the rsmB gene encoding 16S rRNA (cytosine(967)-C(5))-methyltransferase RsmB, with the translated sequence MADAARNTALLILNTLDKKHQTLDKVLDDVLGKATRLTRKDRTLLNALVYGVLRWRGRLDWIIGHFSKTPLDRIDPMVLNILRLGLFQIMHLNRIPVSAAVNTSVEMAKSVAAPWVVRYVNGLLRNAAGNYHHVPYPDMEKDPVSALAVEKSFSTWLLKRWLDRFGLVETERLCDAVNTIPPITVRTNTLKTTRAALMGSLQGIVEKIVPTHYAPDGVSFFNPVSPVPEMESFKNGFFQVQDEAAQLVTLLLNPQPGETVLDACAGLGGKTGHIAQMMKNRGRLTALDNDEQKLLRLASEMSRLGISIVAPHIHDLNEPLNPKRLGTYDRILLDAPCSGLGVLRRNPDAKWKLSEPNLAQYHERQIRFLDNMANLVKPSGVLVYAVCSTEPEENDAVIKAFLNKHKKFVIENYPTGLPLETRLLVDTSGYLITFPHLNNMDGFFTACLKRIK
- a CDS encoding flippase-like domain-containing protein, with protein sequence MKKKATISLILGITLSAVALYLAFRNVPFPELLIYLASINYLWIVPSVLLTFVIFALRAYRWQIILESAHKVGFWQAFHPLMVGFMINCVLPGRVGELARPAVLLKKENVPFSTGLATVAAERVFDIGILIALFAVLLATVQIDPNLDIAFGGYHLNRETLVIAGRSLLQLLLILIAGIVMVCFDKTRKVINNAIMGLPSIFFFSGSDFKKKIQQRYCIPLIHFVENFASGFALVKHPAKIYLCTGISMVIWGLSAFSYYIFSLGCPGIELSFSEISAVMIIICFFIALPSVPGFWGIWEAGGVFALTLFGVSTKAAAGFTLANHAVQIFPVIIIGLVSAMVTSVNILQVSHGNKES
- a CDS encoding HNH nuclease family protein; amino-acid sequence: MPSKKTRKEVDRRDQIIAEARRDRERREKTYRERALKIYPWICARCGREFTGKKLRELTVHHKDHNHDNNPPDGSNWELLCLYCHDNEHSRYLEADWYDGPTPGGKQTPSSTYKPFADLEALLKGKK
- the def gene encoding peptide deformylase; the encoded protein is MALLQIKTYPDIFLGQPTKPIENIDGKIQDLIEDMAATMYAEPGVGLAAIQVGHDKSLLVYDIAPRDEERSLEVLINPRIIASEGTMISENEGCLSVPDYRTDVKRAARILVECVDREGQPLRIEAEGLLAIVLQHEIDHLNGTLFIDRISSLKREIYKRRIKKSLRKK
- the aroQ gene encoding type II 3-dehydroquinate dehydratase, yielding MVQNKGTPKVLVIHGPNLNMLGKREPEIYGATTLEAINSYLKELGEKLELEVEFFQSNHEGAIVEKIQKAAQQQNGLIINPAAYTHTSIAIRDALLLLDIPVIEVHLSNIYKREPFRHKSMISDVVTAQITGFGAQGYTMALEALGAMIKP
- a CDS encoding tetratricopeptide repeat protein encodes the protein MDNDVDELFDQGLDHFNADLYNDAIEVFSDVLKMDPDHPDALYYRALAWFHKGDFGRAIADFSRAIEKNPRDADCFIGRGEAWQSKGNLKRALADFKAALDIEPDDPDYRQRVEDLTDKF
- a CDS encoding ribulose-phosphate 3-epimerase, with product MKLIAPSILSADFSRLGDEIRAVEDAGADWIHVDVMDGHFVPNITIGPLIVEAARKVTSLPLDVHLMIESPERYIKDFADAGADLISVQVEACVHLNRTIQMIKEIGLRAGVVLNPSTPLATIEWVLKDVDFVMIMSVNPGFGGQKFIPSSLDKVKDLRGMTRENGLSTLIEIDGGVNEKTIKNISDAGVDVFVAGSAIFGSSDYKETITRFRKLIGT
- a CDS encoding methionyl-tRNA formyltransferase, which gives rise to MKSGLKIIFMGTPDFAVPALKALHKNKNDVALVITQPDRPKGRGRKIAPPPVKTAALQLGYAVVQPESIRTRAIEDLLVAQNPDIIVVVAFGHILPQNILAVPKLATINVHASLLPKYRGSAPIHWAIINREKETGVTTMLMDEGMDTGDILLSSKIEITPDDTAGSLHNRLAFMGADLLIRTLKTIEQEGLHPVSQDHARATYAPLFKKKDGRIDWKQPAETLDSFIRGMTPWPGAFTFHKDKHLKIFKVRPVPMKVDDPPGTVIKGFADELRVATAKGALSILEIQGASGKRLLIKDFLRGYQILPGDILT
- a CDS encoding bifunctional riboflavin kinase/FAD synthetase; protein product: MVLVERIENIEKPYKNAVITIGNFDGVHIGHQALFHQVIEKAGTLGGTSIVMTFDPHPMRVLKPNGHPPLITLYEQKIELIERSGIDVIICVPFTLKFAAISAKEFVGDILVKRIGMKAIVVGKDYTFGKNREGNLELLKSFAKDFDFEVIVADWIQTSNSRPARISSTRTRELVMDGKVGEAQKMLGRNYQVRGTVTTGRDRGGKLLGFPTANIILQDELCPKTGVYAVTVECLNNIYNGVANIGYSPTFGNGQFTVEVHILNFNQNIYGQKIRVNFIERIRDEIKFPGISELAQQIKKDTEKAREILSS
- a CDS encoding PASTA domain-containing protein, which gives rise to MITRIVKIAAVFIAFVLVAGLSAYVALTLIIKSEDTVIVPDLVGKNVVYVLEFLTDLGLNTKVKGSEYSTDVPKNHVIFQEPEPGTEIKKGRDVRIILSKGAKTILVPNLKGLSVQQSRIILEENGLCQGETSSTYNQSIEKDDIMAQVPSPGTLIARGGCVNLLVSMGIRPQAYMMPDLIGLSLDEAIPLIERSNLVLGDIKSIFHEDKPQNTVVRQEPLSGHRVFEGNVVNLVINRKSEQKDEPYISGTYGVSLFRHRLKNGFLKRHIRVRLNSFGVSNDIFDDVIKPGEEVWVLVPKNINASVLLYENDKLIKTEVFNAW